Proteins from a genomic interval of Cheilinus undulatus linkage group 15, ASM1832078v1, whole genome shotgun sequence:
- the LOC121522255 gene encoding coiled-coil domain-containing protein 138-like isoform X2 → MNMQRKNHDTAGRAEKLTQKYLERRKQQPTLEDISGANDVGVQRPIFTKRPKQPGKEMKSSGKALHELFKSVKNHPDFFGSDHISHGSKEDLSGDATCAEFQGSQLLFTETDVTLPSCLDGSPGSEETEANRMFQRVHELPDSRCPSTLVLAEVYREMMTIYEQLRAERQKQQQWERELQDRERRVEQQEESFGKLSGLEEMLQTHILTVKEKHQQEVSQLQDLLRERTKENKRLKSSFDTIKDLNDNMKKQLEEISKQNKKLEIQSKRVQARLDNLQRKYEHNAASRDCQKVSVLGTESLKPTKKEKIAASGKPLNKACSSHTSTKLLALLLDWVLDGKTFLSVAGNKWKGVDQCLPPEVILNERCLKVLPLLADQLHHTPPSEEDLLLNLLRLIHWALRHMDSSTPHVALSATLRRIGEQVSKLPAQVTVSESDDLGFSNTNCSSSGASTGRCRSGPLYRSPCRHIRILSILIVLRTVTQADVLAQALESLRTELIFEESRGLFIHYGGVRVLMSMLLAGRGGLHSPIDILMQLTEQSRRTVVCLNSPPFSFRYKNCTRKPTTLTPSCA, encoded by the exons ATGAACATGCAGCGTAAAAACCACGACACTGCTGGTAGAGCTGAGAAGCTGACGCAGAAATATCTGGAGAGGAGGAAACAG CAGCCAACACTAGAAGACATCTCAGGAGCCAATGATG TGGGAGTACAAAGGCCGATTTTCACCAAAAGACCCAAACAGCCAGGCAAAGAGATGAAATCCTCCGGCAAAGCTTTACACGAGCTCTTCAAATCAGTTAAAAACCATCCTGACTT ttTTGGCAGTGATCATATTTCACATGGCAGCAAAGAAGATCTGAGTGGGGACGCCACATGTGCTGAATTTCAGGGCTCTCAGCTGCTGTTTACTGAAACCG ATGTGACCTTGCCTTCATGTCTGGATGGCAGCCCTGGATCTGAGGAAACTGAAGCAAACAGGATGTTTCAGAGAGTGCATGAACTCCCTGACTCAAGATGCCCCTCTACCTTAGTACTAGCAGAGGTTTACCGGGAAATGATGACCATTTATGAACAGCTGAGG GCAGAgcgacaaaaacaacagcagtggGAGAGGGAGCTGCAGGATCGAGAAAGGAGGGTGGAGCAACAGGAGGAGAGTTTTGGGAAACTGTCTGGTCTGGAGGAGATGTTACAAACTCACATACTCACTGTAAAGGAG aaacaccagcagGAGGTGAGCCAGCTGCAGGATCTTCTTCGAGAGAGGACCAAAGAAAACAAGAGGCTTAAGTCCAGCTTTGACACCATCAAGGATTTGAATGACAACATGAAGAAGCAG TTGGAGGAGATTAGTAAACAAAATAAGAAGTTGGAGATCCAGTCTAAGAGGGTGCAGGCTCGACTTGACAACCTGCAG AGGAAATATGAGCACAACGCAGCATCAAGAGATTGTCAGAAAGTGAGTGTTCTGGGCACAGAGAGTTTGAAACCAaccaaaaaggagaaaatagcTGCCTCTGGAAAACCCTTGAACAAG GCCTGCTCCAGTCACACATCAACAAAGCTGCTTGCCCTTCTCCTGGACTGGGTACTTGATGGAAAGACGTTCTTATCAGTAGCAGGAAACAAATGGAAAGGAGTCGACCAGTGTCTGCCTCCAGAAGTCATACTCAATGAGAGATGCCTTAAG GTGCTGCCTTTATTAGCTGATCAGCTTCACCACACTCCTCCGTCAGAAGAGGACCTCCTCCTCAATCTTCTTCGTCTCATCCACTGGGCTCTGAGACATATGGACAGCAGTACACCG CATGTAGCACTGTCTGCCACTCTGCGGCGGATAGGAGAACAAGTGTCAAAGCTGCCAGCTCAGGTAACGGTGTCTGAGTCAGATGATCTTGGCTTCTCCAACACCAACTGCTCCAGCAGTGGGGCTTCTACTGGACGCTGCAGGAGCGGACCTCTATACCGCAGCCCCTGCCGTCACATACGCATCCTCTCTATCCTCATCGTCCTCCGCACTGTCACACAAG CTGATGTGCTGGCCCAGGCTCTGGAAAGTCTGCGAACAGAGCTGATATTTGAGGAGAGCCGAGGCCTTTTCATCCACTATGGAGGAGTTCGTGTATTGATGTCCATGCTGCTGGCTGGACGAGGAGGTCTACATTCACCTATAGATATTCTGATGCAGCTCACTGAGCAGTCCC
- the rubcnl gene encoding protein associated with UVRAG as autophagy enhancer isoform X3: MTVLDEYPLIEVHYSLTQTSPRLNSCIDNISLQTHDSAAPGSVPHLLLTPPETRGLFSVEPPQTTVTKRRHDERNDERRRRGHKEDSSPHLVLPRSSPVISRRHRPVSWSGGGTDGSTLPRSDAPSLDQHVTHEGVHLSSRCVSSNLNADVHLQLSEQQRLAEEQRGRGPCDCHIPQSPDLPPSANIIRDWRSSGIPEFSADLLKTRCELEQENSHFIVVDLVLEVLEGVKWTLMTETQQQTQGQINSQQHKQQQCKQQHKQHIQTSTCFTVDSAVTEWLQQSHNHKHTNAAEEMQTTHKNTHSYTLSHKHTQEVKDGQSEHQPKTFSVLSTDSGFEDGGFESVHTSRDSPRHAERLAQQLVSEFKRSWLPSNGPRRGRLSLRSSLQELPGGGGVTASSSSSLTAEIRLRTRMRGPLSWAPPPVQIIFSVQPNLRRNHIIALQNFLCAGCGTEFEHKHIKKLRYCDYLGRYFCDCCHSSSEAVIPARVLNDWDFSRFPVSDFSKQLLDSIWFQPLFDLSRVGKNLYGRVKELQRFRCDDRV; this comes from the exons ATGACAGTGCTAGATGAGTACCCACTCATCGAAGTCCACTACAGCTTGACCCAGACCAGTCCTCGTCTCAACAGCTGCATTG ATAATATCTCTCTCCAAACCCATGATTCAGCTGCTCCAGGATCAGTCCCACATCTCCTCCTGACCCCTCCAGAAACCAGAGGACTGTTTTCAGTTGAACCTCCACAGACGACTGTAACTAAGAGAAGACATGATGAAAGAAATgatgaaagaagaagaagaggacacAAGGAGGACTCGTCTCCTCACCTTGTCCTCCCCAGGAGCAGTCCGGTCATCTCCAGACGGCACCGGCCCGTCTCCTGGAGCGGAGGAGGCACCGATGGCTCTACTCTACCCAG GTCTGACGCTCCGTCTCTGGATCAGCATGTGACACATGAAGGTGTTCACTTATCCTCTCGCTGTGTCTCATCAAACCTGAACGCTGATGTTCACCTTCAGCTCAGTGAACAGCAGCGATTGGCTGAGGAGCAGAGGGGGCGGGGTCCCTGTGACTGCCACATCCCTCAGTCACCAG ACCTCCCTCCTTCAGCAAACATTATCAGAGATTGGCGGAGCAGCGGTATCCCAGAATTCTCTGCAGACCTCCTAAAGACTCGCTGTGAGCTGGAGCAG GAAAACTCTCATTTCATTGTGGTGGACTTGGTGCTAGAAGTTCTGGAGGGAGTGAAGTGGACGTTAATGacagaaacacaacagcagacacagggccagataaactcacaacaacacaaacaacaacaatgcaaacaacaacacaaacaacacatcCAGACCAGCACATGCTTCACCGTGGACTCTGCAGTCACTGAATGGCTGCAACAGAGTCataatcacaaacacacaaatgctGCTGAAGAAATGCagacaacacacaaaaacacacactcctacacactctcacacaaacacacacaggaagTGAAGGATGGCCAGTCAGAGCATCAACCCAAGACGTTCTCTGTCCTCTCCACTGACAGCGGATTTGAAG ACGGAGGGTTTGAGTCGGTGCATACATCCAGAGATTCTCCTAGGCA TGCGGAGCGTCTGGCCCAGCAGCTGGTGTCAGAGTTCAAGAGGAGCTGGCTTCCTTCAAACGGACCTCGACGCGGACGTTTGAGTCTGAGAAGCTCACTGCAGGAG TTACCAGGTGGAGGCGGTGTGACggcgagcagcagcagcagcctgacaGCCGAGATCAGACTGAGGACCAGGATGAGAGGGCCGCTGAGTTGGGCACCGCCACCAGTCCAGATCATCTTCAGTGTGCAGCCCAACCTGAG ACGCAATCACATCATTGCTCTGCAGAACTTCCTGTGTGCAGGATGTGGAACTGAATTTGAGCACA AGCACATCAAGAAGCTGCGTTACTGTGACTACCTGGGCAG GTATTTCTGTGATTGCTGCCACAGCAGCTCTGAGGCTGTGATTCCTGCTCGAGTGCTTAATGACTGGGACTTCAGCAG GTTTCCAGTGAGTGATTTCTCCAAACAGCTGCTGGACTCGATCTGGTTCCAGCCTCTGTTCGATCTGAGCCGTGTGGGTAAAAATCTCTATGGCCGAGTGAAGGAGCTGCAGCGATTCAGG TGTGATGACAGAGTTTGA
- the rubcnl gene encoding protein associated with UVRAG as autophagy enhancer isoform X1, whose translation MTVLDEYPLIEVHYSLTQTSPRLNSCIDNISLQTHDSAAPGSVPHLLLTPPETRGLFSVEPPQTTVTKRRHDERNDERRRRGHKEDSSPHLVLPRSSPVISRRHRPVSWSGGGTDGSTLPRSDAPSLDQHVTHEGVHLSSRCVSSNLNADVHLQLSEQQRLAEEQRGRGPCDCHIPQSPDLPPSANIIRDWRSSGIPEFSADLLKTRCELEQENSHFIVVDLVLEVLEGVKWTLMTETQQQTQGQINSQQHKQQQCKQQHKQHIQTSTCFTVDSAVTEWLQQSHNHKHTNAAEEMQTTHKNTHSYTLSHKHTQEVKDGQSEHQPKTFSVLSTDSGFEDGGFESVHTSRDSPRHAERLAQQLVSEFKRSWLPSNGPRRGRLSLRSSLQELPGGGGVTASSSSSLTAEIRLRTRMRGPLSWAPPPVQIIFSVQPNLRRNHIIALQNFLCAGCGTEFEHKHIKKLRYCDYLGRYFCDCCHSSSEAVIPARVLNDWDFSRFPVSDFSKQLLDSIWFQPLFDLSRVGKNLYGRVKELQRFRELQDQLLGIRRLLMACRLSKCVMTEFDQLPAHLSEQPHLFSMDDLLRAKKGQLVFQARGVLNAAVSHVENCQLCQARGFICEFCREKDIIFPFQTDVCRRCPVCRTCFHKLCFMERRCPKCARIQSRIKTSAR comes from the exons ATGACAGTGCTAGATGAGTACCCACTCATCGAAGTCCACTACAGCTTGACCCAGACCAGTCCTCGTCTCAACAGCTGCATTG ATAATATCTCTCTCCAAACCCATGATTCAGCTGCTCCAGGATCAGTCCCACATCTCCTCCTGACCCCTCCAGAAACCAGAGGACTGTTTTCAGTTGAACCTCCACAGACGACTGTAACTAAGAGAAGACATGATGAAAGAAATgatgaaagaagaagaagaggacacAAGGAGGACTCGTCTCCTCACCTTGTCCTCCCCAGGAGCAGTCCGGTCATCTCCAGACGGCACCGGCCCGTCTCCTGGAGCGGAGGAGGCACCGATGGCTCTACTCTACCCAG GTCTGACGCTCCGTCTCTGGATCAGCATGTGACACATGAAGGTGTTCACTTATCCTCTCGCTGTGTCTCATCAAACCTGAACGCTGATGTTCACCTTCAGCTCAGTGAACAGCAGCGATTGGCTGAGGAGCAGAGGGGGCGGGGTCCCTGTGACTGCCACATCCCTCAGTCACCAG ACCTCCCTCCTTCAGCAAACATTATCAGAGATTGGCGGAGCAGCGGTATCCCAGAATTCTCTGCAGACCTCCTAAAGACTCGCTGTGAGCTGGAGCAG GAAAACTCTCATTTCATTGTGGTGGACTTGGTGCTAGAAGTTCTGGAGGGAGTGAAGTGGACGTTAATGacagaaacacaacagcagacacagggccagataaactcacaacaacacaaacaacaacaatgcaaacaacaacacaaacaacacatcCAGACCAGCACATGCTTCACCGTGGACTCTGCAGTCACTGAATGGCTGCAACAGAGTCataatcacaaacacacaaatgctGCTGAAGAAATGCagacaacacacaaaaacacacactcctacacactctcacacaaacacacacaggaagTGAAGGATGGCCAGTCAGAGCATCAACCCAAGACGTTCTCTGTCCTCTCCACTGACAGCGGATTTGAAG ACGGAGGGTTTGAGTCGGTGCATACATCCAGAGATTCTCCTAGGCA TGCGGAGCGTCTGGCCCAGCAGCTGGTGTCAGAGTTCAAGAGGAGCTGGCTTCCTTCAAACGGACCTCGACGCGGACGTTTGAGTCTGAGAAGCTCACTGCAGGAG TTACCAGGTGGAGGCGGTGTGACggcgagcagcagcagcagcctgacaGCCGAGATCAGACTGAGGACCAGGATGAGAGGGCCGCTGAGTTGGGCACCGCCACCAGTCCAGATCATCTTCAGTGTGCAGCCCAACCTGAG ACGCAATCACATCATTGCTCTGCAGAACTTCCTGTGTGCAGGATGTGGAACTGAATTTGAGCACA AGCACATCAAGAAGCTGCGTTACTGTGACTACCTGGGCAG GTATTTCTGTGATTGCTGCCACAGCAGCTCTGAGGCTGTGATTCCTGCTCGAGTGCTTAATGACTGGGACTTCAGCAG GTTTCCAGTGAGTGATTTCTCCAAACAGCTGCTGGACTCGATCTGGTTCCAGCCTCTGTTCGATCTGAGCCGTGTGGGTAAAAATCTCTATGGCCGAGTGAAGGAGCTGCAGCGATTCAGG GAGCTCCAGGATCAGCTGCTGGGCATCAGGAGGCTACTGATGGCCTGCAGGTtatcaaaatg TGTGATGACAGAGTTTGACCAGCTTCCCGCTCACCTGTCAGAGCAGCCTCATCTTTTCTCCATGGATGACCTGCTGAGAGCAAAGAAGGGTCAGCTCGTCTTTCAGGCACGAGGTGTGCTTAACGCCGCTGTCAGCCACGTGGAAAACTGCCAG CTGTGTCAGGCTCGAGGTTTCATCTGTGAGTtctgcagagaaaaagacaTCATCTTTCCGTTTCAGACTGATGTATGCAGGCGCTGTCCAG TGTGCAGGACGTGCTTTCATAAACTTTGTTTCATGGAGAGGAGGTGTCCAAAGTGTGCTCGAATCCAATCCCGTATAAAGACTTCAGCCAGATGA
- the rubcnl gene encoding protein associated with UVRAG as autophagy enhancer isoform X2: MRRYVSWCADPAEPPTPAEKDNISLQTHDSAAPGSVPHLLLTPPETRGLFSVEPPQTTVTKRRHDERNDERRRRGHKEDSSPHLVLPRSSPVISRRHRPVSWSGGGTDGSTLPRSDAPSLDQHVTHEGVHLSSRCVSSNLNADVHLQLSEQQRLAEEQRGRGPCDCHIPQSPDLPPSANIIRDWRSSGIPEFSADLLKTRCELEQENSHFIVVDLVLEVLEGVKWTLMTETQQQTQGQINSQQHKQQQCKQQHKQHIQTSTCFTVDSAVTEWLQQSHNHKHTNAAEEMQTTHKNTHSYTLSHKHTQEVKDGQSEHQPKTFSVLSTDSGFEDGGFESVHTSRDSPRHAERLAQQLVSEFKRSWLPSNGPRRGRLSLRSSLQELPGGGGVTASSSSSLTAEIRLRTRMRGPLSWAPPPVQIIFSVQPNLRRNHIIALQNFLCAGCGTEFEHKHIKKLRYCDYLGRYFCDCCHSSSEAVIPARVLNDWDFSRFPVSDFSKQLLDSIWFQPLFDLSRVGKNLYGRVKELQRFRELQDQLLGIRRLLMACRLSKCVMTEFDQLPAHLSEQPHLFSMDDLLRAKKGQLVFQARGVLNAAVSHVENCQLCQARGFICEFCREKDIIFPFQTDVCRRCPVCRTCFHKLCFMERRCPKCARIQSRIKTSAR, from the exons ATGAGACGCTATGTGAGCTGGTGTGCAGACCCTGCAGAGCCACCAACGCCTGCAGAGAAAG ATAATATCTCTCTCCAAACCCATGATTCAGCTGCTCCAGGATCAGTCCCACATCTCCTCCTGACCCCTCCAGAAACCAGAGGACTGTTTTCAGTTGAACCTCCACAGACGACTGTAACTAAGAGAAGACATGATGAAAGAAATgatgaaagaagaagaagaggacacAAGGAGGACTCGTCTCCTCACCTTGTCCTCCCCAGGAGCAGTCCGGTCATCTCCAGACGGCACCGGCCCGTCTCCTGGAGCGGAGGAGGCACCGATGGCTCTACTCTACCCAG GTCTGACGCTCCGTCTCTGGATCAGCATGTGACACATGAAGGTGTTCACTTATCCTCTCGCTGTGTCTCATCAAACCTGAACGCTGATGTTCACCTTCAGCTCAGTGAACAGCAGCGATTGGCTGAGGAGCAGAGGGGGCGGGGTCCCTGTGACTGCCACATCCCTCAGTCACCAG ACCTCCCTCCTTCAGCAAACATTATCAGAGATTGGCGGAGCAGCGGTATCCCAGAATTCTCTGCAGACCTCCTAAAGACTCGCTGTGAGCTGGAGCAG GAAAACTCTCATTTCATTGTGGTGGACTTGGTGCTAGAAGTTCTGGAGGGAGTGAAGTGGACGTTAATGacagaaacacaacagcagacacagggccagataaactcacaacaacacaaacaacaacaatgcaaacaacaacacaaacaacacatcCAGACCAGCACATGCTTCACCGTGGACTCTGCAGTCACTGAATGGCTGCAACAGAGTCataatcacaaacacacaaatgctGCTGAAGAAATGCagacaacacacaaaaacacacactcctacacactctcacacaaacacacacaggaagTGAAGGATGGCCAGTCAGAGCATCAACCCAAGACGTTCTCTGTCCTCTCCACTGACAGCGGATTTGAAG ACGGAGGGTTTGAGTCGGTGCATACATCCAGAGATTCTCCTAGGCA TGCGGAGCGTCTGGCCCAGCAGCTGGTGTCAGAGTTCAAGAGGAGCTGGCTTCCTTCAAACGGACCTCGACGCGGACGTTTGAGTCTGAGAAGCTCACTGCAGGAG TTACCAGGTGGAGGCGGTGTGACggcgagcagcagcagcagcctgacaGCCGAGATCAGACTGAGGACCAGGATGAGAGGGCCGCTGAGTTGGGCACCGCCACCAGTCCAGATCATCTTCAGTGTGCAGCCCAACCTGAG ACGCAATCACATCATTGCTCTGCAGAACTTCCTGTGTGCAGGATGTGGAACTGAATTTGAGCACA AGCACATCAAGAAGCTGCGTTACTGTGACTACCTGGGCAG GTATTTCTGTGATTGCTGCCACAGCAGCTCTGAGGCTGTGATTCCTGCTCGAGTGCTTAATGACTGGGACTTCAGCAG GTTTCCAGTGAGTGATTTCTCCAAACAGCTGCTGGACTCGATCTGGTTCCAGCCTCTGTTCGATCTGAGCCGTGTGGGTAAAAATCTCTATGGCCGAGTGAAGGAGCTGCAGCGATTCAGG GAGCTCCAGGATCAGCTGCTGGGCATCAGGAGGCTACTGATGGCCTGCAGGTtatcaaaatg TGTGATGACAGAGTTTGACCAGCTTCCCGCTCACCTGTCAGAGCAGCCTCATCTTTTCTCCATGGATGACCTGCTGAGAGCAAAGAAGGGTCAGCTCGTCTTTCAGGCACGAGGTGTGCTTAACGCCGCTGTCAGCCACGTGGAAAACTGCCAG CTGTGTCAGGCTCGAGGTTTCATCTGTGAGTtctgcagagaaaaagacaTCATCTTTCCGTTTCAGACTGATGTATGCAGGCGCTGTCCAG TGTGCAGGACGTGCTTTCATAAACTTTGTTTCATGGAGAGGAGGTGTCCAAAGTGTGCTCGAATCCAATCCCGTATAAAGACTTCAGCCAGATGA